The sequence GTGATGACCACGACGGCCGCGAAGAACGCCGCCCCCGCCTGGGCTTCGATGTTGGCCAGCGCCCCCAGGTGCACCAGGGCCACCAGGATGGTCACCACAAAGATGTCCACCATCGACCAGCGACCGATCGCTTCGGTGATGCGGTAGAGGCGCGTCCTGTCCTTGGGCCGCCAGCGGATGCCCCGCTGGACGGACACCAGCAGAAGCATCAGAATCAAAAGTTTCAGCAGCGGCACGAAAATGCTGGCGATGAAAATGACCAGGGCGATGGGCCACATGCCGCTGTGGATAAAGTAGATGACGCCGCTCAGGATGGTATCCAACTGAACCACGCCCAACGAGGTAACCT comes from Desulfobacteraceae bacterium and encodes:
- a CDS encoding paraquat-inducible protein A; the protein is MRPVARTAKSQSLVSCGVCHLLVRKLPGSPEPPGRCPRCGAALHSRKPDSIARTWALVIAALFFYVPANVLPITKVTSLGVVQLDTILSGVIYFIHSGMWPIALVIFIASIFVPLLKLLILMLLLVSVQRGIRWRPKDRTRLYRITEAIGRWSMVDIFVVTILVALVHLGALANIEAQAGAAFFAAVVVITIFAAMSFDPRLIWDVKESDDEPQHTP